Below is a genomic region from Candidatus Eisenbacteria bacterium.
AACGCCGTCCTCATCGTCGAGTTCGCGAAGCAGCAGGAGGAAGAGGGTCGCAACCGGTTCGATGCGGCGATCGAAGCCTGCCGGCTCCGGCTCCGGCCGATCCTCATGACCTCGTTCGCGTTCATCCTGGGCGTGCTGCCCCTCGCCCGCGCGACGGGCCCCGGCGCCGAGATGCGCCAGGCGCTCGGCACCTGTGTCTTCGCCGGCATGCTCGGCGTGACGGTGATGGGACTCTTCCTCACGCCGACGTTCTACGTCGTGCTGCGCGGCATCACCGAGTGGCGCCGCGCGCGCGCCGGGCGTGTGGCGGGGCCGGTCGGCTCTCCGGCGCCGCCGGCTCCCTGATCGGGAGCAGCACGCGGGCGTCTTGCGGCCGCGGGCCAGATGCTCGAACGTCCGCTACCGTGGTGGATGGATGATCCTCAACTTCGTCCCGGCCGCCCTCGTCGGGATCTTGTTGGCGCTGCTCGGGCTCCGGCTCGTCGTGCGCTCCACTGCGGATCTCCCCCCATCCGCCAAGAGTCAGCATCTCGTGTTCGGCCTGGCGGCTCTCGGCTTTGGTCTGTGGATCCTCTACCTGCCAGCCAGGGTTCTCTGGGCGAGCCTCGTCGAATCGATGACGCGCATGCCCGTGCACTAGGAGGCCGAGCCAAGACTACGTCTTGGCTCGGGGTAGGACGCGAGTGTGTCGCCTTCGTGGCACGCGCGACCGGCATGCCGCGGCAAGCCAAGCTGGCGCGGCAGAACAGGTCCGCACGACAAGCCGCCGCAGTCATCGCAAGAGAACGAGTCTTGGGTCAGGCTCCTGACGTGGTGCGCGCGTCAGGACGGTCGCGCGGCCGGCAGCGTCTCCTCGATCCGCCGCGCCAGCTCGGCGAGCGCGCGGCTCAAGGCAGCGACCGCCGCCTCCCGCGACCGGCCCGCCGCCGGTTCGGTGAGCGTCGTGCGATCGCTGCGCCGCACCGCGCCCGTGCGCGGGTCGACGAGCGACCAGGCCGCGTCCAGGTGTCCGGTGCCGTCGTGGTCGCTCTCGAAGACGAGGAGGTTCACGCGCACCACCACGTCGAGCGGCGTGGTCGGGTACCAGGGATACGTCACCACCGACAGCCTCCCGGCCGCGCCGAGGTCCTCGGCGAGCACGCGTGGGACTTGCAACGCGAGCGGCGCGGCCCAGCGGTCGTAGCCGGCATAGTCGACGCGATTCGCGTCGACGCGCGTCGCGAGCAACGGCTGGTCGAGATAGGCGGGGATGTCGACCGGACCCAAGCCGACGCGAAGGGCCTGCGGCGCGGGCGGCGCCGCGGCGGTCGACGAGAGCGTATAGAAGCGATCGCTGCGGAGCCCGCAGCCCGCGGCGGCGAGCAGCGCGATCGAGACGACGACGATGGAGTGTCGGGCACGACGCATGAAAAGCTCCTCGATGGTCAGCGTCCGAAGATGAGCGAGTTCGGCTTCCGATCGAGCTCGTCCGCGAGGACGCGGATGCTCCTGGCCGCGTCCCCGACCTCGGCGAGCGTGCGGGAGAAGTCGACGACGAACGGGGCGCTCGGTTCGACCAGGCGCTGCACGGAGACGAGC
It encodes:
- a CDS encoding PqiC family protein, which codes for MRRARHSIVVVSIALLAAAGCGLRSDRFYTLSSTAAAPPAPQALRVGLGPVDIPAYLDQPLLATRVDANRVDYAGYDRWAAPLALQVPRVLAEDLGAAGRLSVVTYPWYPTTPLDVVVRVNLLVFESDHDGTGHLDAAWSLVDPRTGAVRRSDRTTLTEPAAGRSREAAVAALSRALAELARRIEETLPAARPS